A region from the Campylobacter blaseri genome encodes:
- a CDS encoding permease has protein sequence MENIKLILIFIENQFLKMDWLYNLTTFILKSIGIDLGSNFGGSLHFFIYDVIKITILLCTLIFLISYIQSYFSPQKSKKILVKFKGIKANIMSALLGTVTPFCSCSSIPLFMGFTSSGLPLGVTFSFLISSPMVDLGSLVILTSIFGFKIAVAYVIAGLIIAVIGGFAIEKLKMEKYVESFIKNSNALNLKEESLTWQRRVEFAKNQVISTFKKVFKYILIGVAIGSIIHNYIPTKYIEDFLGNQNLFSVILATLAGVPIYADIFGTIPIAEALLDKGAYLGTVLAFMMAITTLSLPSLIMLKQVIKPKLLILFVGICIIGIVIVGYLFNVYQLVFL, from the coding sequence ATGGAAAATATAAAATTAATACTTATTTTTATAGAAAATCAGTTTTTGAAAATGGATTGGCTTTATAACCTAACTACTTTTATTTTAAAAAGTATAGGAATTGATTTAGGCTCTAATTTTGGTGGAAGTCTTCATTTTTTTATATATGATGTTATAAAAATAACGATATTACTATGTACTTTAATTTTTCTTATCTCTTATATACAAAGCTACTTTTCACCTCAAAAAAGTAAAAAAATCTTAGTTAAATTTAAAGGTATTAAGGCAAATATAATGTCAGCCTTACTTGGAACAGTTACGCCTTTTTGCTCTTGCTCATCCATACCACTATTTATGGGTTTTACAAGTTCAGGCTTACCATTAGGGGTTACTTTTTCATTTTTAATCTCCTCTCCTATGGTAGATTTAGGAAGTTTGGTAATTCTTACTAGTATTTTTGGATTTAAAATAGCTGTTGCTTATGTAATTGCTGGTTTAATTATAGCTGTTATAGGTGGATTTGCTATAGAAAAATTAAAAATGGAAAAATATGTGGAAAGCTTTATCAAAAACTCAAATGCGCTAAATTTAAAAGAAGAGAGTTTAACTTGGCAAAGAAGAGTTGAGTTTGCAAAAAATCAAGTTATATCTACTTTTAAAAAAGTATTTAAATATATATTAATTGGTGTTGCCATTGGAAGTATTATACATAATTACATTCCTACAAAATATATAGAAGATTTCTTAGGCAACCAAAATCTATTTAGCGTAATTTTGGCTACTTTGGCTGGTGTTCCTATATATGCAGATATATTTGGTACAATTCCTATAGCAGAAGCTTTGCTTGATAAAGGAGCTTATCTAGGGACAGTTTTAGCTTTTATGATGGCTATTACAACACTTAGCCTTCCATCTTTAATAATGCTAAAACAGGTAATCAAACCAAAGCTTCTTATTTTATTTGTTGGAATTTGTATAATAGGAATAGTTATTGTAGGTTACTTGTTTAATGTATATCAACTAGTATTTTTATAA
- a CDS encoding cytochrome c3 family protein yields the protein MKTDKLILIFMSCMLIFTFSISNDNNTTQVEITKEMEQKYPIKAHHSQIGLSCFDCHENQGNDPFKFKNIGDKGCISCHGDKKRVAKRLQYMDMLKANPHNSVHDGPTLYCDECHYEHKKSTNMCLECHEHEVPRWMGVTP from the coding sequence ATGAAAACAGATAAATTAATACTAATTTTCATGTCCTGTATGCTTATATTTACATTTTCAATTTCTAATGACAACAATACTACGCAAGTAGAAATCACAAAAGAGATGGAACAAAAATACCCTATTAAAGCCCATCACTCACAAATTGGGCTATCCTGTTTTGATTGTCATGAAAATCAAGGAAATGACCCTTTTAAATTTAAAAATATCGGAGACAAAGGTTGCATTTCCTGTCATGGCGATAAAAAACGTGTTGCAAAGAGATTACAATATATGGATATGCTAAAGGCAAATCCTCATAACTCAGTTCACGATGGTCCAACTTTATATTGTGATGAGTGCCACTATGAACACAAAAAATCAACAAATATGTGTTTAGAATGCCACGAACATGAAGTTCCAAGATGGATGGGAGTAACACCATGA
- a CDS encoding threonine aldolase family protein — MTYFQCDYASGAHPKIIKNLVATNEVNTLGYGNDRYCKSAAQKIKKACDTPNANVHFLVGGTQTNSTVIYSILRPHQGVISADSGHIAVHETGAIEAKGHKVLTLPSVDGKITAKQISDCFDMHKNDPVRFHTVQPGMVYISFPTETGTLYTKKELEELSQICKDLNLPLFVDGARLGYGLMSKECDITLQDLAKLCDIFYIGGTKCGALFGEAVVITNDTLKKDFKYIMKQCGALLAKGRMLGVQFDTLFTDNLYFEICKSAVDYAVRIKKAFEEKGVNALANSQTNQQFFALSDEYLEILSKKYLFEVYGKTKDNLNYIRVCTSWASKKEDVDELIKDIKSL; from the coding sequence ATGACCTATTTTCAATGTGATTATGCAAGTGGGGCTCACCCTAAAATCATAAAAAATTTAGTGGCTACGAATGAAGTAAACACTCTTGGATATGGAAATGATAGGTATTGTAAAAGTGCGGCACAAAAGATTAAAAAAGCTTGTGATACACCAAATGCTAATGTCCATTTTTTAGTTGGTGGAACTCAGACAAACTCAACTGTTATCTACTCTATACTTAGACCTCATCAAGGAGTAATCTCAGCAGATAGTGGGCATATAGCAGTTCATGAAACAGGAGCTATAGAGGCAAAAGGGCATAAAGTTTTAACCCTTCCTTCAGTAGATGGAAAAATAACAGCAAAACAGATAAGTGATTGTTTTGATATGCACAAAAATGACCCTGTTAGATTTCACACAGTTCAACCTGGAATGGTATATATATCCTTTCCAACAGAAACAGGAACACTCTATACTAAAAAAGAGCTAGAAGAGCTAAGTCAAATTTGTAAGGATTTAAATTTACCACTATTTGTTGATGGTGCTAGGCTTGGTTATGGGCTTATGAGCAAGGAGTGTGATATAACGCTACAAGACTTAGCTAAACTTTGTGATATATTTTATATAGGCGGAACAAAGTGTGGAGCACTTTTTGGAGAAGCTGTTGTTATCACAAATGATACTCTTAAAAAAGATTTTAAATACATAATGAAACAGTGCGGGGCACTTTTAGCAAAAGGCAGAATGCTTGGAGTGCAGTTTGATACTCTTTTTACTGATAATCTTTATTTTGAAATTTGCAAAAGCGCTGTGGATTATGCAGTAAGGATTAAAAAAGCATTTGAAGAAAAAGGGGTAAATGCATTAGCAAATTCACAAACAAATCAGCAATTTTTCGCACTTAGTGATGAGTATTTAGAAATTTTGAGTAAAAAATATCTATTTGAAGTATATGGGAAAACTAAAGATAATTTAAACTACATTAGAGTATGCACAAGTTGGGCAAGCAAAAAAGAAGATGTAGATGAGCTTATAAAAGATATAAAATCTTTATAA
- a CDS encoding branched-chain amino acid transporter permease yields the protein MGFDMHASILIITMSVVTIALRFIPFIVFSGKKEIPKIVIYLGEVLPSAVIGMLVIYCLKDIDFSVTPYGSRELVATFIVVLTQILSRNSLLSILAGTISYMLFLNFL from the coding sequence ATGGGTTTTGATATGCATGCATCTATTTTAATTATAACTATGAGTGTTGTTACTATAGCTCTTAGATTTATACCATTTATTGTTTTTAGCGGTAAAAAAGAGATTCCAAAAATAGTTATATATTTAGGTGAAGTTTTGCCAAGTGCAGTTATAGGTATGCTTGTAATTTACTGTTTAAAAGATATTGATTTTAGTGTTACTCCTTATGGAAGTAGGGAGCTTGTGGCAACTTTTATAGTTGTTTTAACCCAAATTTTAAGCAGAAATTCCCTACTTTCAATTCTAGCTGGCACAATCTCATATATGCTTTTTTTAAATTTTCTTTAA
- a CDS encoding ArsR/SmtB family transcription factor, with the protein MTTKKQKAKIFKALGDEKRIEILELIKDKEECACTLLEKLGLTQSGLSYHMKILCESGIVISRQEGKWTYYQISKNGVLKISMILFDMAGIK; encoded by the coding sequence ATGACAACAAAAAAGCAAAAAGCAAAAATATTTAAAGCACTAGGAGATGAAAAAAGAATTGAAATTCTAGAGCTTATTAAAGACAAAGAAGAGTGTGCTTGCACACTTCTAGAAAAGCTTGGCCTTACCCAATCAGGCTTATCTTATCATATGAAAATTCTATGTGAATCTGGAATTGTTATAAGCAGACAAGAGGGAAAATGGACCTATTATCAAATATCTAAAAATGGTGTTTTAAAAATATCAATGATTTTATTTGATATGGCAGGTATAAAATAA
- a CDS encoding acyl-[ACP]--phospholipid O-acyltransferase — translation MKNLFSLKGFGPFIVVMFINAMVDLGHKITIQNILIKSFEGDELVILTAIVNLLILLPFIGLFSISGFLNDKFSRTIITKYAASTAIAFTFIISIAYYFGLFYLAFFMTFLLAAQSAIYSPAKYGLIKTIVGESRLGAANGLVEAVTITSILLSSLLFSVIFEKFAGKLSSPELIMQSVWFIGVILFALSILETYFAFKIPYFKPSNQNSKFEFNKYIKFKYFKENINIVFKDKSILLCILGLSFFWAISQLVIAVFPAHYEAITGKNNVVTIQLILAVSVISIAAGAFFAGEKSKNHIEIGLVPFGAFGMFLSLVLFSSATSPFYMALCTAMFGFSGGIFIVPLSAKIQFFAEEKNLGKTLAGSNFIQNIFMVSFLMLTILLTSLNVSTKQIFITCSIVIFICGIYAIKSLPHLFARLLITPFFKLGYRISINDVTNIPKKGGVLLLGNHVSFIDWLIVQIASPRPIKFVMHRSFYDKWYLKWIFKIFKVIPIGVGSTKSALNSMKKYLENGEVVALFPEGHISYNGHLDTFQKGYELGVRNTGALIIPFYISGLWGSTFSRANIKKNIPGSRRHVGISFGKPLSDDTSVNKLRSEVVTLSYSALEKHLEDTRPAHYNWLKTAKADLFKESIVDSTGLKLNNLKLLTLVLVFVKQFKKVLKDDKNVGILLPSSVMGSAVNLTLSILGKINVNLNYTLSTKILEVSVNKAKIDHIITSKKFIEKLALKGFDLYFLENKFIYLEDESKNIKPITKKISFLQALLMPRVLIEEIYFSYVDINDEGFILFSSGSESTPKGIVLTHKNIMANIIQVYTLLNSDKNEVLLASLPIFHSFGLTITTLLPLSEGIKSVHVADPTDAKSVGVMTARYNATVIFGTSTFFRIYAKSRKLIPLMFKSVRVAVSGAEKLNERVKQEFKYKFGITIFEGYGTTETAPVISCNAPNILEPSSLRELVFSKDKSVGMPLPFTIVKIIDRNTYETLPDGEEGLIIIGGAQVMKSYYEDEGKTEQVMQIIDGIRYYNTGDIGYIDEDGFLFITDRLSRFAKIGGEMISLSAVEAELMKVLDDDDIIAITNVEDDKKGEKIVAFYTGEKDESEISKKISMSNLSSIMIPSIIKKVESIPTLGSGKVDFKGLKNLAIKFFHSIKK, via the coding sequence ATACTACTACCTTTTATAGGTCTTTTTTCTATTTCTGGATTTTTAAACGATAAATTTTCAAGAACAATCATAACAAAATATGCAGCTTCAACAGCCATAGCTTTTACATTTATCATATCTATAGCATACTATTTTGGACTATTTTATCTTGCATTTTTTATGACATTTCTTTTGGCTGCTCAAAGTGCTATATATTCGCCTGCTAAGTATGGACTTATAAAAACAATTGTTGGAGAGAGCAGGCTTGGTGCTGCAAATGGTCTGGTTGAAGCAGTTACGATAACTTCAATACTTTTATCATCGCTACTATTTTCTGTAATTTTTGAAAAATTTGCAGGAAAGCTATCTTCTCCTGAGCTTATCATGCAGTCGGTTTGGTTCATAGGTGTTATTTTATTTGCATTATCTATCTTAGAGACATATTTTGCATTTAAAATACCATATTTTAAACCAAGTAATCAAAATAGCAAATTTGAGTTTAATAAATATATTAAATTCAAATATTTTAAAGAAAATATAAATATAGTTTTTAAAGATAAAAGTATTTTGCTTTGTATTTTAGGTCTTTCATTTTTTTGGGCTATTTCTCAGCTTGTAATTGCTGTATTTCCAGCGCATTATGAAGCAATCACTGGTAAAAACAATGTCGTAACAATTCAGCTAATTTTAGCAGTTAGTGTAATAAGTATAGCTGCTGGTGCATTTTTTGCAGGAGAGAAAAGTAAAAACCATATAGAGATAGGGCTTGTTCCATTTGGAGCATTTGGTATGTTTTTATCTTTAGTTTTGTTCTCATCTGCCACTTCGCCTTTTTATATGGCTTTATGCACTGCGATGTTTGGATTTAGTGGAGGTATTTTTATAGTACCACTTAGTGCAAAAATACAATTTTTTGCAGAAGAGAAAAATTTAGGAAAAACTTTAGCGGGAAGTAATTTTATACAAAATATATTTATGGTTTCTTTTTTAATGCTAACAATACTGCTAACTAGTTTAAATGTTAGCACTAAGCAAATTTTTATAACTTGTTCTATAGTTATTTTTATCTGTGGAATTTATGCTATCAAATCACTTCCGCATCTTTTCGCAAGACTTTTAATAACTCCATTTTTTAAATTAGGCTATAGAATTAGCATAAATGATGTAACAAACATACCTAAAAAGGGTGGAGTGCTTTTACTTGGTAATCATGTAAGCTTTATTGATTGGCTTATAGTTCAAATAGCCTCTCCAAGACCTATTAAATTTGTTATGCATAGAAGTTTTTATGATAAATGGTATTTAAAATGGATATTTAAAATTTTCAAAGTCATTCCAATTGGCGTTGGTTCTACAAAAAGTGCATTAAATAGTATGAAAAAATATTTAGAAAATGGCGAAGTTGTTGCTCTTTTTCCAGAAGGTCACATAAGTTATAATGGACATTTAGATACATTCCAAAAAGGGTATGAGCTAGGTGTTAGAAATACCGGTGCCTTAATAATTCCTTTTTATATAAGTGGACTTTGGGGCTCCACTTTTTCAAGGGCAAATATTAAAAAAAATATACCAGGAAGTAGAAGACATGTGGGAATTAGCTTTGGAAAGCCACTAAGTGACGATACCTCTGTAAATAAATTAAGAAGTGAAGTTGTAACATTGTCATATTCGGCTCTTGAAAAACATTTAGAAGATACAAGACCAGCACACTATAATTGGCTAAAAACAGCAAAAGCTGATCTTTTTAAAGAGAGCATTGTAGACAGCACTGGACTTAAACTAAATAATCTCAAGCTTCTAACGCTTGTTTTGGTTTTTGTTAAGCAGTTCAAAAAAGTGTTAAAAGATGATAAAAATGTTGGGATACTTCTTCCAAGCTCTGTAATGGGAAGCGCCGTCAATTTAACGCTATCCATACTAGGCAAGATAAATGTAAATTTAAACTACACTTTATCTACTAAAATTTTAGAGGTATCTGTGAATAAAGCTAAAATTGATCACATTATAACTTCAAAAAAATTTATAGAAAAACTTGCTTTAAAGGGATTTGATCTATATTTTTTAGAGAATAAATTTATTTATTTAGAAGATGAAAGCAAAAATATAAAACCTATAACTAAAAAAATATCATTTTTACAGGCTTTATTGATGCCAAGAGTTTTAATAGAAGAGATATATTTTAGTTATGTAGATATAAATGATGAAGGATTTATACTTTTTAGTAGTGGAAGCGAAAGTACTCCAAAAGGGATTGTTTTAACACATAAAAACATAATGGCAAATATAATCCAAGTTTATACTTTGTTAAATAGTGATAAAAATGAGGTTTTATTGGCAAGTCTTCCGATATTTCACTCTTTTGGCCTTACCATTACAACACTATTACCACTTAGCGAAGGCATAAAAAGTGTTCATGTAGCAGACCCAACTGATGCAAAAAGTGTAGGAGTTATGACAGCTAGATATAACGCTACAGTTATATTTGGAACATCTACATTTTTTAGAATATATGCAAAAAGTAGAAAATTAATACCTTTAATGTTTAAAAGTGTTAGAGTAGCTGTTTCTGGTGCTGAAAAATTGAATGAAAGGGTAAAGCAAGAGTTTAAGTATAAATTTGGAATTACCATATTTGAAGGATATGGAACAACAGAAACTGCACCTGTTATTAGTTGTAATGCTCCAAATATTTTAGAGCCAAGTAGCTTAAGAGAGCTTGTTTTTTCAAAAGATAAGAGCGTTGGTATGCCACTACCTTTTACAATAGTTAAGATAATTGATAGAAATACCTATGAGACCCTTCCAGATGGTGAAGAAGGGCTTATAATAATAGGTGGTGCCCAAGTTATGAAAAGCTATTATGAGGATGAAGGAAAAACAGAGCAAGTTATGCAAATTATTGATGGTATAAGATACTATAATACAGGTGATATTGGATATATTGATGAGGATGGATTCTTGTTTATAACAGATAGATTATCAAGATTTGCTAAGATTGGTGGGGAGATGATAAGTCTTTCAGCTGTAGAAGCAGAGCTAATGAAAGTGCTCGATGATGATGATATAATTGCTATAACAAATGTTGAAGATGATAAAAAAGGCGAAAAAATAGTAGCATTTTATACTGGTGAAAAAGATGAATCAGAAATTAGTAAAAAGATATCTATGTCAAATTTAAGCTCCATAATGATACCAAGCATAATTAAAAAGGTTGAATCAATTCCAACACTTGGTTCAGGTAAGGTTGATTTTAAAGGACTTAAAAACTTAGCTATTAAGTTTTTTCATAGCATCAAAAAATAA
- a CDS encoding cytochrome c3 family protein — MKKRIIFLIFVIGGVFGLVASLGVYYGLELTSDERFCVVCHEMDPMVIAYNDDVHSGKGKTGVRARCVDCHLPHDNIINYIYAKARNGVVEGYIHFFEDVENINWHENRARRKDFVFDDGCLHCHTNVFDNALLTDKAKKMHAHYKKLLNTKDEIGCASCHVEVGHMGLNNMLNYWDPKYPIYEDKAYEKKEELRRNYFKDSYVPSVKKSSKKDTNSSDENSSK; from the coding sequence ATGAAAAAGCGTATAATATTTCTAATTTTTGTAATTGGTGGAGTTTTTGGGCTAGTTGCTTCTTTGGGAGTCTATTATGGACTAGAACTTACTAGTGATGAGAGATTTTGTGTTGTTTGTCATGAAATGGATCCTATGGTAATAGCATACAATGATGATGTTCACAGCGGAAAAGGCAAAACTGGTGTGAGAGCTAGATGCGTGGATTGCCACTTGCCGCATGATAATATAATCAATTATATATATGCTAAAGCTAGAAATGGAGTAGTTGAAGGCTATATTCACTTCTTTGAAGATGTTGAAAATATAAACTGGCATGAAAATAGAGCAAGAAGAAAAGATTTCGTCTTTGATGATGGTTGTTTGCACTGTCATACAAATGTTTTTGACAATGCACTATTAACAGACAAAGCAAAAAAAATGCATGCACACTATAAAAAACTTTTGAATACAAAAGATGAGATTGGTTGTGCTAGTTGCCACGTTGAAGTAGGACATATGGGGCTTAATAATATGCTTAATTATTGGGATCCAAAATACCCTATCTACGAGGATAAAGCTTATGAAAAAAAAGAGGAGCTAAGAAGAAATTATTTTAAAGATAGTTATGTTCCATCTGTTAAAAAAAGCTCTAAAAAAGATACAAATAGTAGCGACGAAAATAGCTCTAAATAA
- a CDS encoding AEC family transporter, whose product MFTSLLSIFILIASGYFAKKVKIFEQKNSSIFIDYALTFALPALIFDKIYHVNIDTTLLNIIALGFVSTILGACLSLLICKLFKFSKATTVSAVLLSMFGNTIFIGMPIITGFFGKDALNEVIFYDQFATAIPISILGPFILSFGAEAKVSLIQNAIKVLKFPPFVALILGLALRDVKIPEVIFNSLHMFSASVVPVALFAIGIGLGFRSIKSAYKSTAIVLCCKMLFAPLFFIAIALVFKVNFSDSTWIIGILQCGMPPMVLASAMIMKANLDSQLAVSAVAMGVVMSFISLPFINYICGLLV is encoded by the coding sequence ATGTTTACATCTTTACTGTCAATATTCATATTAATAGCTTCAGGATATTTTGCAAAAAAAGTTAAAATTTTTGAACAAAAAAACTCATCTATTTTTATAGATTATGCTTTAACTTTTGCACTTCCTGCTTTGATTTTTGACAAAATTTATCATGTAAATATTGACACAACACTTTTAAATATTATAGCATTAGGTTTTGTCTCAACTATACTTGGGGCTTGCTTGAGCTTGCTAATATGTAAGTTGTTTAAATTTAGCAAAGCTACAACAGTAAGTGCAGTTCTTTTGTCAATGTTTGGTAATACTATTTTCATAGGTATGCCTATAATTACAGGATTTTTTGGAAAAGATGCCTTAAATGAGGTAATATTTTATGATCAGTTTGCAACTGCTATTCCTATATCAATATTAGGACCTTTTATACTATCTTTTGGTGCAGAAGCCAAAGTGTCTTTAATCCAAAATGCAATTAAAGTTTTAAAATTTCCACCATTTGTTGCATTAATTTTAGGTTTAGCACTTAGAGATGTTAAAATTCCAGAAGTAATCTTTAACTCTTTACATATGTTTAGTGCAAGTGTTGTTCCTGTTGCTTTGTTTGCCATAGGAATTGGACTTGGTTTTAGAAGTATAAAAAGTGCTTATAAATCAACTGCCATTGTGCTTTGTTGTAAAATGCTATTTGCTCCACTATTTTTTATAGCAATAGCTTTAGTTTTTAAAGTAAATTTTAGTGATTCAACTTGGATTATAGGAATACTTCAATGCGGTATGCCACCAATGGTTTTAGCAAGTGCTATGATAATGAAAGCAAACCTAGATTCCCAACTAGCAGTTTCGGCTGTCGCTATGGGTGTTGTGATGAGTTTTATATCACTACCTTTTATAAATTATATATGTGGTTTGTTAGTTTAG
- a CDS encoding thioredoxin family protein, with amino-acid sequence MKLFSMFKKKSLSKENLDKNSSFSTSNVKILGTGCAKCNELEKLTTQSLKELNINTNVKHIKDLFEISKYGVMSTPALVINEKVVTCGQIYKKEKLKEIIKANL; translated from the coding sequence ATGAAACTATTTAGCATGTTTAAAAAAAAGTCTTTGAGTAAAGAAAATTTAGATAAAAACAGCTCTTTTAGTACTTCAAATGTTAAAATTTTAGGAACTGGGTGCGCTAAGTGTAATGAGCTTGAAAAGCTAACTACTCAATCATTAAAAGAGTTAAATATAAATACAAATGTAAAACATATAAAAGATTTATTTGAAATTTCAAAATACGGCGTTATGAGTACTCCTGCACTCGTTATAAATGAAAAAGTGGTAACTTGTGGACAAATTTATAAAAAAGAAAAACTCAAAGAGATTATAAAAGCAAATTTATAA
- the brnQ gene encoding branched-chain amino acid transport system II carrier protein: MQKVSSKSLILISLTLFSMFFGAGNFIFPPFIGSLAGENTLLAMAGFCLTAVVFPILGIAAIARSGGLYSLASRISPRFAIIFSVCLLMIIGPLFAIPRAGNMPFEIAIVPFLSEGLQNSYLPLFIYSIIYFVINWFLCQNPSSMIETLGKILTPMLIVLILTMFIAVLINPMHVGEFSQPIGNYAKFPIITGVLEGYQTMDALASLNFGLLVLAAYRSLGVTNEKAVVSATIKAGVIAGAILMTMYMILSYIGASSMGTFGVQETGASILSNSANFLFGKYGILIFGTAIGLACLTTTVGLISSISEYFESITKIKYKTWVSIWSALSALMANLGLVAIIKYAIPFLGVIYPLALTLIILSLLNGLFKSNKIIYSWTIYVVLIISLFGTFDKSFHITGAGIFSFLPFYEQGLEWVVPAIIVAFGSLFIVRSKLK; this comes from the coding sequence ATGCAAAAAGTATCTTCTAAATCGCTTATTCTTATAAGCTTAACACTTTTTTCCATGTTTTTTGGTGCGGGTAACTTTATATTTCCGCCGTTTATTGGCAGTTTGGCAGGAGAAAATACACTCTTAGCAATGGCTGGCTTTTGTTTAACTGCTGTAGTGTTTCCAATTTTAGGAATTGCAGCAATTGCTAGATCAGGTGGTCTTTATAGTTTAGCTAGTAGAATTTCTCCGAGATTTGCTATAATTTTTTCAGTCTGTCTTTTGATGATTATTGGTCCTTTGTTTGCAATTCCTAGAGCTGGAAATATGCCTTTTGAAATTGCCATTGTTCCTTTTTTGTCAGAGGGCTTACAAAATTCCTATTTACCATTATTTATATATTCAATCATTTACTTTGTTATAAATTGGTTTTTATGCCAAAATCCATCAAGCATGATAGAAACATTAGGAAAAATTTTAACCCCTATGTTAATAGTTTTGATATTAACTATGTTTATTGCAGTGCTTATAAATCCTATGCATGTTGGAGAATTTTCACAACCGATAGGAAATTATGCTAAATTTCCTATAATAACAGGTGTTTTAGAGGGCTATCAAACAATGGACGCTTTAGCCTCTTTAAATTTTGGTTTACTAGTACTAGCCGCATATAGAAGTTTAGGCGTTACAAATGAAAAAGCAGTAGTTTCAGCCACAATAAAAGCAGGCGTTATAGCTGGAGCCATACTAATGACTATGTATATGATACTATCTTATATAGGTGCTAGTAGTATGGGAACATTTGGTGTTCAAGAAACTGGAGCTTCAATTTTATCAAATTCAGCCAATTTTCTTTTTGGCAAGTATGGAATACTTATTTTTGGTACAGCCATAGGTCTTGCTTGTTTAACTACAACAGTTGGTTTGATAAGCTCTATTAGTGAGTATTTTGAAAGCATAACAAAGATAAAGTATAAAACATGGGTAAGTATATGGTCTGCATTAAGTGCACTTATGGCTAATTTAGGATTAGTTGCAATTATAAAATACGCTATTCCTTTTTTAGGTGTTATATATCCACTAGCCTTAACACTAATAATTCTTTCTTTACTAAATGGATTGTTTAAATCAAATAAAATTATATATAGCTGGACTATATATGTAGTTCTTATAATAAGTCTATTTGGAACTTTTGATAAGAGTTTCCATATAACAGGAGCGGGCATATTTTCATTTTTACCTTTTTATGAACAAGGCCTAGAGTGGGTTGTTCCTGCTATAATTGTTGCTTTTGGAAGTCTTTTTATAGTTAGAAGCAAACTAAAATAA
- a CDS encoding AzlC family ABC transporter permease — protein MNKNLISQAFLKSLPIMVGYLVIGFGFGILLRDAGYGLLWAIAMSLFIYAGSMQYVGVSLITAPATLFMTILTTFMINARHLFYSISMISRYKDAGKFKPYLIFALTDETYALVSDNKHPKGNDRYVFWFLISLFNHFYWILGTAFGSVFAKSLPFDTSGITFSMTAIFVAAYTEQWMAKKHRISAIIGILVTLLARIIFGSDMFLIPSMLVIAAILLLLRTKLSKGD, from the coding sequence TTGAATAAAAATTTAATTAGTCAAGCATTTTTAAAATCTCTGCCTATAATGGTGGGGTATTTGGTTATAGGATTTGGATTTGGTATATTGCTTCGTGATGCAGGATATGGGCTTTTATGGGCTATTGCTATGAGTTTATTTATATATGCTGGATCTATGCAGTATGTTGGAGTCTCTTTGATAACAGCTCCTGCGACACTTTTTATGACTATTTTAACTACATTTATGATAAATGCAAGACATCTTTTTTATAGTATATCAATGATAAGTAGATATAAAGATGCAGGTAAATTTAAACCATATTTGATTTTTGCATTAACTGATGAAACATATGCTCTTGTTTCAGACAACAAACATCCAAAGGGTAATGATAGATATGTTTTTTGGTTTTTGATCTCTTTGTTTAACCATTTTTATTGGATTTTAGGAACTGCATTTGGTTCAGTTTTTGCTAAATCTTTACCTTTTGATACATCAGGCATAACTTTTTCTATGACAGCTATATTTGTTGCTGCTTATACAGAGCAATGGATGGCTAAAAAACATAGAATTTCAGCTATTATTGGAATTTTAGTGACTCTTTTAGCTAGGATAATTTTTGGAAGCGATATGTTTTTAATACCATCAATGCTAGTAATTGCAGCTATTTTACTTTTACTTAGAACAAAACTATCAAAAGGAGATTAG